CGTTTCTCTCGCCCAGAGAAGCAGCAGTGTAAAAGGTTCCCAACAAAATGCTCCAAATCTGAGAGGCTTTGAAAACTCCCACAATAGAAAAGGAATGAATAGGGTTTTTTTCAAGTAGTCTCCCATGTGTTCTCGAGCTGTGAAATCTGGCTGTATTGTATGCAGGGAAAATGTGTGGTGGGAGCAAAGCAGAGCACAGAACCTGAAAAATAACGGAGGAGTATAAAAAGCCTCTGGTTTGTTTTTGAAGGGGAGGGGATGTCTCTGGGTTCTGCTGAGTTCACAACCCCATGAAAGTGTTTTAAACTTCCATGAGATTTGAAATGTGCTGGAGACAACCCCAGGAGTATGAGTAGAAATAGTTCCTTAGAGTTAGGTGCATACCTGGAATAGGAAAGTGGGAGGGAAATCTTAAATCACATATTTACTTTCTATGGGCTTGTTTTCGAAAAGCGATCAGAGCatgacaaaatatttctgctgcttttcagtattttgctgCGTAAGTTAAGACTCACGACACGATTTAATAATGCTCATGTGAAAGGGAAAAGCCTCTGTACTTTTTACAGCGAGTTGTACTCTCAACCAACTTTAGACTATTGCCTGTACAGCTCAGTGAATGTACTTTAAACTTTATGAGCGCTGATGTTTCCTGACAGTTATATCCATGAAGGGATGAAGGAAAGAATGGatagatttattttctctctccttctttctttctttttattcctctctctttctctccctctctctttttctctcttgctcccttttctctctttctttttctccccctctttctctttctaaCTTGTTATTTTATTGCATTTGGATTGCAAATGTTTTGCAGATTTTGCACAATTGTACAGAAGAGTGGCCTTTCTGTAGCCCATTTTCAGTAATCCTATATTCAAGTCGATATGGATGACAAATCATGTATTAACATTTGTATAGAACTCTGGATCCAGTGTAATATTTGTACCATTAGAAGAATATTGTTTGTATAAACTGGACATTTATTTACTGCATGGGTACTGACTTGTATACTAAATTTGTGAGGTTTTTGtaaatttctcttaaaaaatgCTTGACTTGAAATGGATTGTGCTATTGTTCCAAGCATTTAGATTCTCTTGCTCTTGTTTTACTGGACCAAAAGTAAATATATTCATATAAAGAACTCTTTATATCTGATGGATGTATATGCACATTGTGTAGTTGATTCCTTGTCAAAACCAAGGCAGTTCAGAAGACTTAGTTCTGTTGCTATGCAACAGCTATTCTGCCTGCACTTTACATTAGTAAAGTCAGCTTGATTGCTTTAAAGGTGAAAATTAAACATTACGGTTTTTTAAGCTAGTCTAGTGACAAAGAACATGTGTCCTATCCATTGTGCTGCCTTCTTTAAGACTATTAAATGTTcttctatatatatttttattgtattaacTCTCAGCATAGAAAGGGAACACTGTAAAATGAAGTACAATAAATTTAGCTTTTAAATGAACATTTGTGACTCGAGATTCAATTTACTCCTTACCAAAGTGACTCTGCAGCACCTGACCATTTTGCCTGCATTTCACACGTGCCTTAAAGTACCCCCGTCATCTGTGCCTTCGAGCTCTGCCAAAGAGAAGTAAGACTATCGCTGTTTCAGGTGTAGGTAGACACTGAATAAAGACTTCAGAAAACCTCCAGTTACCTCCCTCCCCATCATACTTTTGGTGAAAGTAAACCGTTTTTTGACTGCAGGATTCTCTCATGTGCTAGCTCAGCATCTATGAACAATTTTACCATTACAACCTGGTACAATAAAGCAGTGTATGCTGCCAAGGTAAGTACTGAGGCATTAATTACAGCAACTCCTGTAACGTGTTTCTCAGAGTCTAGCAGCAAGTATACCCATTCAGCTCCGGCCTTCTGAACTAACACAAGGTTTGGATACAAAAGAAATGTACTGTACCGGTAGGGTGTGTCTTTAAAATAACGCAAAATAAGCATCCAAGAGGCACACTACAACAAAGGCCGCTCAGAGAGAAGCAGCTTCTATGAAACAgtcactgttttaacttatgGCCGTAACTGTGTCAACATATCAAAAAATCCGTGCTTTCTGGCTGGTGATTTCATGCTGGTTATCTAAGACATTCTTGCCTAGTATGTAGCATATCAAATAATACCTTTTCCTTGGCAGCACTTCTTATTAGTTCTCGTAGGCATCAATTTTCTAGTCTTTGTACAGCTCACTTTCATTTTGCTTAGCCATAGCATAAAAAATCAATAGCACTTACCATCTGGGAAAATTACCTCtgattaagaaaacagaaaagatggattatatttttttaacctttgaaAAATCTGACTTGCAACACGTATTAATTGCTATCTAGGTATTATTCTTCAAAAGTCAAGGATTACAGTTCTTGCTCATCTGCTCCAAACGTGCTACTTGCTACATCCTTCCTCAGCAAGATCGGCTTCCAGCTGTGTAAATCCCAGAAGCTTTTCCTGTGCTGGAGCCAGACTTTCTTGCCTGTTTCCACCAAGCGTTCAGCTTATCAAAGCAAACCCTCCACCTCGTCATATTCAGTGCCACTGcagttttcttcctcctctccagaccCACCCTGGTGGGTCACCTCCTGGGTTGGTTGTTCCTCAGAGCGCGAGATCAGCAGTTCGGCGGCCGCTTCTGCTGGCCGTCGCTCTCCTGCCCGTCAGCCAGTTCAGAGAGCTGCAGCACCGCGCACTGCAGCCCGCACCAAGGCAGTGGGGCTTTGCAGATCTCTTCCCAGCCGTCGTTGTCGATGTCGTAGCCAACCACGTCTTGTGTGGGGACTTCCCGTGAGTTTTGCCATTTCTTTCCCCCGATAAGAAGAGCCGTTTCCTCTACCACTGCCAGGCCATAGCAAAATCGATCATAGATCAGCGGTCTTAACCGAGTCCATTGGTTTTGATCAGGGTCGTATCTTTCTATTTCAGAGAATGGTTCATATAATCCTAAAAAGGTGAATATGGCTTCTCTGATGGTTGCCATCTGATGCCCAAAACGAGCGATGCTCATGGGGGCTTGTTTCATCCACTGCCCTTCAAGCGAGCTCAAAGAATACACATCCTTGCTTGTGTTGGCTGGGTCTGAGTACTTGCCACCAGAGATGTATATAGTATTCTTGCAAATGGCACTGGCATGGCCGTGTATCTTGCATGGCAATTCCCTGGCCTTCGTCCATCTGTCCCTGCTGATGTTGTAGACTTCCACAGACGAATGCAGTGACCCATCCTCACCCCTTCCACCAATGGCAAAGATATCCTTGCCTAGGACGCAACAAGAAAACTGGCATCTCTTTTCCAGCATGCCCGTGATCTGGGTCCACGTGTTAAATCTGGGGTCGTAACGATGGACCTTGTTCGTAACCGATAAGATCTTTTTGGTTTTAGCATCACCTGGGGCACCGCTTTCTATTTCCCCACCCAAGACATAAAGGAAGTTCCCCACCACGCACACGCTGTGGTTCTGCACCCTGTCCCGCACCTGTGTGAGAGCTCGCCATTTGTGATTGTAAACGTCGAAGGCCACCACATCGGTGACGAGCCCCTCGCTTGCTGTCCCTCCCCCCAGCAGAATGATCCTAGTCTTCTGGTTCCTCAGCGTGGTGGACTTGTCCTGTAGGACAGGCTGTTTGAAAACAGATGTATGGTAACCTATGGCTTTAATGATCAAGCACTTGATACCTGCAGAGAGGGGCACTTCTGACTGGGTGTAGGTTTTTCTCAGCTCTTCCACCGGGACAAGGCCGTATCTTATGTGCTCTAAAAGGCTATTTGTGTGAGCCAGCCTGGATTTATCCTGCTTCAGCCACAGCAGCACAAGATTTAACAGGCAGGTTTCTTTCACCGCGGGGAGATCTGGCGATTGAACCACTGCTAGCAAAGTCCTGAAGTTCAGCTCGAGCAATCCTGACAAATCCAAATCCAGCAGCTTCCAGAGATTATTGacaatgtatttttctgttgcagCTAAGGCGTCCGGCAGGTAGAATTTCCTGGCCACGTTGGCCGAGAAGCAGCAGGTTTCCAAGGCGAGATTGTTAACTAAGTACTGATTGCACAAGCCGATAGCATCAGTCACTTGCAAGTAGCTTGCAGCTTCCAAGGTGTCCTCCAGGCTTTCAAAGGAAAGGGGCAACAGGGAAGTGTAAATGAAATCCAGGACATGCTGGAGACCGGTGGGTGAGACAACTTGCAGGTGAATTACACTGGCTTTAGACTCTCGGGTGTAGCTTTTGAACATGGCTCGAAAATAGTCACTGGAGCATGCCAGCAAGGATTTGTGTGCAGGAAACTCATTTTCCTTCACTTTCAGCAAAATATCGCACAGAAAGCCCTCTGATCTCAGGGTCTGGTACTGGGCAAGCACGGTGGTGCAGTGCGCTTTGCAGTAAGAGAGGAAGTAGCTCATGGTAGGCAATGCAACACTTTCCCCTGGAGTTACTAAGCTAAAATGCGATTAGATACTGAAACAGCTGCCCTGCTCGACAGCCATTGCTTGAATGCCCAGCAGACCTCCAGCTGTTAGAGAAAAGCCCAAccgaaaaagaagaaatcagtcTCTTGCCTGGCATAGGGGGACAGTTAGTAGATTTGTAGTGAATTCAATGCATTCCTTTATAGAAAAAACAGCTGAATGTCGTATCAGCTGTGGGATGCTTACTTTTCTCTCCTCCGTCGCATGTGCAAGGATGAATGGTCCACGGTTGTGCTGAGCACTTTCTTGGCTGGCCATCAGGTGACAGACGAGGGAGCTAGATGACAATCCCCACAAATGCCACTTTGTGTCTGCTCAGCCGTCGCCCTCGACCCTTCTTGCTCTGCAGGCAGATCAAATAGATCCTCTCTGGCTGCCAGCGCATGGCTCTCAGCAGACACAGACGAGAAGGGAGCGCtggcttttctcctctcttgtgtTTCAAACTCAGGTAAGTTTAGACCTCGCCACCCCTTGGACAGTAGCCCCCTTTTCGTCCTCTTTTCGCACTCTCTCAGGAAGCTTCAGCCGAAGAGCAAATCAGCACCCGGGGATTATTACGTGAAGATTTTCTAAGCCCATAAATCTTTGCCTGGCAGGCACTAAGACAACCAAAATATCATGATTAGTCACTGGTTCGTTTCGACATGCATTTCTGGGCTCTTCGCTTCACATGACACCGCCATAACTCACAGCTACCAGAATAGCCGCAGGCATATCCCCTCATCCCCCCTGCCCAGGAACTGTCCCAGGCAGACAAGCGAAGGGGCCAGGGACCGAACAGACGGAGCAGCTTCCACCGACAGCCGCAGCCAAGGCAGCTGACTTGGAAGGACCTGGCTGGAAATCACAAGGGTAACACATTTGCACAAAGCGGTGACGAAAATAGATTCCCCCAGTTCGACCATAATAAACCGAAATCTCTTTTAGGAGGAGGCTTTGCATAATTGTGTTCTTGGTTACTAGCTGGGAACAAACCCGAGGCCCCTGGGGGTGGGATGGGCCGGGGCTGACTCGCTCAGCTTTCTCACTTTCAGTTTGTCCCAATTAGAAGCACGTACGCAGGGATTATCCCTGATTTTCACTCCGGCCCTTCAGGGTCTAATTTCTACCAGGAATAGTAGCTCAGGGCCAGCTCCACATTCTGACCTCttaaagtttgctttttttttttttttcttttttttcccttgcataaCTCTGGGTGGAGGTGTTCAGGAATCTCCTCCTGACACCTTTCTTTCCAGGTCAAACACTCAGGACTTGCAAACCTTGACAGGGTTGATAAATGTCAGACCATTTCGCTGCATCAAGAGCCAGCAGACTTGCAGGCAGAGGAGGATCCTGCAGGACTGAAAAATTTCACCTTTTACTGAAGCCAGAGGTAAAGCCTTTTTACTGTATTTGCTTATATTTATTTGTGTGATGTCATGCAATTCTGGCTCACCCTTGTAACATAGGGGTGATTGGGAGCTGACTGGATCCTAGTGTGGAGTGTGCATACTGTGTGACTGTTCTAGTGACCCCAAGAAGACTGATACCTACACACACTGTGCTCTATTTGTGGGGAAGTTCTCCAAAAGTGTCATTCTTCACTGCTGTATAGCTCTGAGAATTGATTTGCTTCTTGAATCCACTTTCCATCGTGACATTATAGGCCATAAATCAGGATCTTGCTAAAAAATCTTCCCCCTTGCTAGCAAAATGACACGTATGGGCAGTGGGGATGAAGAATGAAAGAGGTGCCTTGTTTCTCTTTCCCAGTGGCTTTGCCTATGTCCAAGTTAGAACAGCTTGAAAGTATTTCAGATGTTGTTAGCAAAGCTGTCCTGTTGAGTCCAAGCATCTCATTTgatgctttttgctgttttggaCAAACCAGAGAGTGGGAACCTCTGTCACCCCTTGGCAGTCGTGTGCTGGTGATGAGGGACCAGGCCTTAAACACTCCCACTCCTAAAGATACTTCTTTCCCCAGTGTAACCCCATAAGGTACCAGATTTCAATAACGTGATGTGCAGATCAGCCTCCACAGTTTCAAAGCAGCCAGCCGGCGCTGAGCCATCACACTTTCCCCAGGAGACTGAGTGGTGAGTGCAGGGGAGCACGGGGGCTATGTCGGCAGCACGGAATTGAGCTCGAGGAGCATTCCTGCTACAGTTCTGGCATAAGCAAGTCCTGGCACCACATCTTCTTTGCCAGCAGTCCTTGTCCTCCATGAGCCCTTTGCCTGTGCTGCCATGATTGCTCTCAGTCGGGGGTCTGGGAGGTGACACAGCCAGGAGCTGATGCTCGGAGAGGAGTGGGGGGAAACCCATAAATACAGCAGCAGAGAGGTTTCCGCAGCCCAGGTCAGGCCCCCCAGGCTCCCTCACTGTGCGGCCTCCCCAGCAGACGTAGTGCCCCAACCCAGCGCGCGGCAGAGGCGAACCACCggctgggcaggcagctggggaCCCACCACCGGCAGAGACCCTGGCGCATGATGCCCACCCGACGCACAGAAACTGGGCTGGCCTTCTGTTGCTGAGCCACGGTCAGCAGCCCCCCAGTGCTGGTAAGGCGCTTTGTGCATGCTGGTAAGCCACAGAAGCTGGGTGTGAGGGCACGTAGTTAAGGGTCGGAGATGTGGCTCGGGCAACCATGGGTCTCgccagcagcagccaaaacacGCTCCCCCCCATCAGCTGATGCACTCCCAGGCCAAggctttttcctctccctcagcACGGCCAGGCCAGACACCACCCAGCCGTGCACCGGTTTTGTTGGCCCGAGTGACGCACCAGCACGGCACCGACCGCAGGCGCGGCCGCCTCAGAGAGGCCCGACAAGGCTCGGCCTCGACCCCCGCGCCCGTGCCCGGAGGGATGCAGAGTTCACCAAACCGGCTGCGCACCACTTGCTCCCCAGACGAGTTCTGCGCGCGGGCTGCAGTCTGTGGAGGTCAGTTGCCAGCTGCCACAGAAGGTAGCGCTGATTTAACTGAATTGATTTAATACCAATGCCAGGGAAGCAGGTCCTATAATTGTATGCAGATTTGCTGTGTGATTCCCTCTCAGACGTACTTCATCTCCATGGCAAGCCGGCTAATAGAAATGGTAAGAATCATGATCCTTACAAAGCTGTTTATTTGCccagagattttattttctttcattgatAATTGAAATAAAGCCAAATCCTTTCCAGTCCCTTGCTCTGGAGTGACAAAAAAAGATTATGATTTTCAAAATGAGGTTTCTCGTTGCTCAGCTTTTAGGCAGTGAGCTTTGTCTAACTAGGGAGCCTACTCCGCCGGAACCCCCCCTTTGTCATCAGACAAATTATCTCCAGGCAGCAGCTCGGGTCTTCGGCACCTTTGGAAGAATATTTAATGTCCATTAGCAAGGGAGCAGACAGTGGCTGAACAGCTGGCTTTTGAATCTCAAGAAGAGACCTTGCACCAGGTGGGGTGCAGGCAAGCCACGGTCTTATTTTTCTCAGCTCTAATTCGGAAGATCAGATGTTTGAGTCACTAGATGGTGCTTAAAATTAGGGAAACATTAGTGTTTCAATGATATGTGACATGCCAGGAATAGATAGTACGTTTTTAATCACATGCATCATTTAGACTTCAAATTAGATTTAGTTTTAAAGCTTTTAGTATATTTTCTGTTGAAATCATTGCTGTACTACAATATGcagtctgaaataaaaaagaatattcaGAGGTGTTCTGGGAAAAATGTTGGCTTCCACACTtgcagttacttttttttcctatacaAAGCTGAAAAATGGCCTGAATTGCAATGCCGTGTTCAGTTTAATCTTGCAAGTAGGCCATCAGTTAATAAACACTTCAATTACCATTGTAAATTTTCccaattattttttaagattaaagGTTCTAAAAAGAGTTGTACAAGTAAAATTACCCTTATTAGTAACAGGTGGCGTACTGAAACATATTCATTGCAAAACCCCACAGCGGAGGATTTCCAAGTTGCACTTTGTTGCAGAAGAAATCAGTGCagtccagaggacagcagagcaaATGCTTCAGATGCTTGATACGGTACTGCATGAACACATGTAGCAAAGTGAGCCAAATGATGAATGTGCCAGCAATGGTGTAGCATGTAGGTTTTTCTAGAAACTACTAAGCACAAAGATCATACTGATTTAAGTCGTATTGTAAAAATCACTGGACTGGAGTCTGTACTTCATCCTTGAACAATCACTCACAACAGTATTTGGGTCATCCCATCTCTTTAAAGCAAGGGATGTTCAGCCTGGGAAAGTGGTCTTTAAGAACAAAAGAGTAAGAAGGAGAAATTTTCTTGCAGCTAAAAGCAACGTATGGTGAGATCATGTCCGCATATAAAAGTGCAGGAGAAAGTTACTGCCTTGGATGAGGCGGGCTGAGGCCGTGAGGTTTCCATTTTggtggggggaggctggggacaCGCATGGCACGGTCTGTGTGTGAAGGAGACGGAGCTGCCCACAGGACACTCTGCCCTCCGTGGGCGGGGGAGCAGGAAATCAGTGCAGGTCAGTGCATCCCTGGCCTGTCCGAGGAGCCTGCAAGCCCTTGGCGTGCAGTACCCATCCACGTGCACCCAGGAGGGGTCTGCGTCTAGGCACGATGCTGGCAAGAAACTCGGGCTGACTGCAAGCCTCCGTCTGCCACTGGGGAGAAGATGGGGTTCAGTGTGATCAGGAGTCAGCACAGGGACCCCAGCCAAAGCCTGCTGC
The window above is part of the Opisthocomus hoazin isolate bOpiHoa1 chromosome 1, bOpiHoa1.hap1, whole genome shotgun sequence genome. Proteins encoded here:
- the KLHL34 gene encoding kelch-like protein 34, with product MSYFLSYCKAHCTTVLAQYQTLRSEGFLCDILLKVKENEFPAHKSLLACSSDYFRAMFKSYTRESKASVIHLQVVSPTGLQHVLDFIYTSLLPLSFESLEDTLEAASYLQVTDAIGLCNQYLVNNLALETCCFSANVARKFYLPDALAATEKYIVNNLWKLLDLDLSGLLELNFRTLLAVVQSPDLPAVKETCLLNLVLLWLKQDKSRLAHTNSLLEHIRYGLVPVEELRKTYTQSEVPLSAGIKCLIIKAIGYHTSVFKQPVLQDKSTTLRNQKTRIILLGGGTASEGLVTDVVAFDVYNHKWRALTQVRDRVQNHSVCVVGNFLYVLGGEIESGAPGDAKTKKILSVTNKVHRYDPRFNTWTQITGMLEKRCQFSCCVLGKDIFAIGGRGEDGSLHSSVEVYNISRDRWTKARELPCKIHGHASAICKNTIYISGGKYSDPANTSKDVYSLSSLEGQWMKQAPMSIARFGHQMATIREAIFTFLGLYEPFSEIERYDPDQNQWTRLRPLIYDRFCYGLAVVEETALLIGGKKWQNSREVPTQDVVGYDIDNDGWEEICKAPLPWCGLQCAVLQLSELADGQESDGQQKRPPNC